A section of the Meles meles chromosome 8, mMelMel3.1 paternal haplotype, whole genome shotgun sequence genome encodes:
- the IGSF22 gene encoding immunoglobulin superfamily member 22: MTTIHHQQMLQEHMSMEFSSSTTHMQAFSQTTKIVGEEVVTRKSSSTVEFFSLVTRSSNIPPGESVPEFVEKPHPVTAPEGDKAVFRARVQGNPKPNISWKRESGIPIKESAKMFYDSINKEHVLKLEPLTSDDSDNYKCIASNDHADAIYTVSLLVTEGQEIMDFKKMLKKRAPPAPKKKQKKGIGEKEMLEILSKVPKKDFEKVCMEYGFTDFRGLLKKLKEMKKVEVETIRILKPLEDIETKIDTTVVFDCIMELKDPNVKMTWMKGNEPLRIQYSLGKYDVKQMGTKYMLVIANVNMNDAGTYSLSVGDKRMRAELTVLDEPLKFLGEMKPVKVTERQTAVFEIRLSKKVPNFVWKFNGKELKRDEKYEITVSEDGLTHTLKIKDARLCDAGEFSAEAGDLVQKAQLSIDRIPIKFVRTLKNVRVKERGRACLECELTSKDVTLHWKKDGQLLERSTKFSMSHEGKRAELVIEDAQLSDSGEYTVVAMQDGDPTEYYSTAMVTVEERLATVKSGLSDVHAATGSPAELCVVLNDEKVEGVWLKDGKEITDLPGVQIVKQGAVHKLIFPNMGPEHEGKYTFRAKGAESEASVFIADPPTIDPSVLEALAAHPVTVKVGHTANIKVPFRAKPLPKVTWYKDGVEVTEEERVSMERGEDQAMLTISTCVREDSGLILLKLKNDHGTATATLHLSVLDRPKPPQGRVEFLELSGNCVHMKWKAPKDNGGRPVTQFIVERRMVGKKSWIKIGEVDSKVTNFSTNKVEEGKAYQFRILAVNSEGVSDPLETDEVFAGNPIEPPGLASQPQVTDVTKDTMTITWNAPTQDGGAPVLGYIVERRKKGSNLWVPVNKDPIQDTKCTVDGLLEDTEYEFRVIAVNKAGPGQPSMASNSVVAKDPVKPPGLVQGLHVSDSSNSSISLAWREPAEGDPPSGYILEMRAEDTKEWSKCTKIPISGTCYTVGGLTERQKYFFRIRAVNEAGVGEPVELDEGVRAMPPPAAPKFDLSARLKSHMVVRAGTALCIHAAFSGSPPPNVIWQKDGIPTKGRETITKGKNHSQFLINSTKRSDSGVYRILLQNEFGEAYYDIHVRVADFPRPPTNLQLFEEVPNTVTLTWNHSPDVQEDSEAHYVILKRDASTATWFTAADHVFSNKYTVTGLLPGRKYYFRVLARNEIGDSDPLDSKDTWLVNKDKIEDLSAKLKPYEQKDWRHAPRFLIPLKPHTVLRGQDCTMTCAFLGNPRPTVTLYKGDVNITANSKFWYNSTSGVCTIVIPTCTLKDSGDYSVLVENELGKDRSSCALTVYDKDDKSILASVTESLQKKSKYLM; encoded by the exons AGGAAGTCGTGACAAGGAAGTCCTCCAGCACTGTAGAGTTCTTCAGCTTGGTCACTCGGAGTTCTAACATCCCTCCGGGGGAGAGCGTCCCAGAGTTCGTGGAGAAACCTCACCCCGTCACCGCGCCCGAGG GGGATAAAGCCGTGTTCCGAGCCCGGGTGCAGGGGAACCCCAAACCCAACATCTCCTGGAAGAGAGAGAGCGGCATCCCCATCAAGGAGTCGGCCAAGATGTTCTACGACAGCATTAACAAGGAGCATGTGCTGAAG CTGGAGCCACTGACCTCTGATGACTCTGACAACTACAAGTGCATTGCAAGCAATGACCATGCAGATGCCATCTACACTGTATCCTTGCTGGTGACAGAAG GTCAAGAGATAATGGATTTCAAGAAGATGTTGAAGAAGAG GGCACCCCCTGCTCccaaaaagaagcagaagaagggaaTAGGTGAGAAAGAGATGTTGGAGATTTTGTCCAAGGTGCCCAAGAAGGACTTTGAGAAGGTCTGCATGGAGTATGGCTTCACTGACTTCCGGGGGCTGCTCAAGAAGctcaaagagatgaagaaagtggAGGTGGAG ACCATCCGGATTCTGAAGCCCCTAGAAGACATAGAAACCAAGATCGACACAACTGTGGTCTTTGACTGCATCATGGAGCTGAAGGACCCCAATGTCAAGATGACATGGATGAAG GGAAATGAACCACTGAGGATCCAGTACTCCCTAGGCAAGTATGATGTGAAGCAGATGGGCACCAAGTACATGCTGGTTATTGCCAACGTGAACATGAACGACGCAGGCACCTACAGCCTGTCCGTGGGTGACAAGCGGATGAGAGCAGAGCTCACAGTTCTGG ATGAGCCCCTGAAGTTCTTGGGAGAGATGAAGCCAGTGAAGGTGACAGAGCGGCAGACGGCTGTATTTGAGATCCGCCTCTCCAAGAAAGTACCTAACTTTGTTTGGAAGTTCAATGGGAAGGAGCTGAAGAGGGATGAAAAGTATGAAATCACAGTGTCTGAGGATGGTCTGACCCACACGCTTAAGATTAAGGATGCCAGACTCTGTGATGCCGGCGAGTTCTCTGCTGAGGCGGGGGACCTGGTACAGAAGGCCCAGCTCAGTATTGACC GCATCCCCATCAAGTTTGTGAGAACCCTAAAGAACGTACGTGTGAAAGAGAGGGGCCGAGCATGCCTCGAGTGTGAGCTGACGTCCAAGGACGTGACGCTGCACTGGAAGAAGGACGGGCAGCTGCTGGAACGCAGCACCAAGTTCAGCATGAGCCATGAGGGCAAGCGAGCAGAGCTGGTCATTGAGGATGCACAGCTCAGTGACAGTGGCGAGTACACCGTGGTGGCCATGCAAGATGGAGACCCCACGGAATACTACAGTACTGCCATGGTCACCGTGGAGG AGCGTCTGGCCACGGTGAAGAGCGGGCTGTCCGACGTGCACGCTGCCACTGGGAGCCCGGCTGAGCTGTGCGTCGTGCTCAACGACGAGAAGGTGGAGGGTGTGTGGCTGAAGGACGGCAAGGAG ATCACGGACTTGCCGGGCGTGCAGATTGTGAAGCAGGGTGCAGTGCACAAGCTCATCTTCCCCAATATGGGCCCGGAGCACGAGGGCAAGTACACATTCCGGGCCAAGGGCGCAGAGAGTGAAGCCTCGGTGTTCATTGCAG ATCCACCTACCATCGACCCGTCGGTGCTGGAGGCGCTAGCAGCGCACCCCGTGACTGTGAAGGTGGGTCACACGGCGAACATCAAGGTGCCCTTCCGGGCGAAGCCGCTGCCCAAAGTGACGTGGTACAAGGACGGCGTGGAGGTGACGGAGGAGGAGCGTGTGTCCATGGAGCGCGGGGAAGACCAGGCGATGCTCACCATTTCAACGTGCGTGCGTGAGGACAGTGGCCTCATTCTGCTCAAGCTCAAGAATGACCACGGCACAGCCACAGCCACTCTGCACCTCAGCGTGCTGG ACCGTCCCAAGCCTCCCCAGGGCCGGGTGGAGTTCCTGGAACTCTCGGGGAACTGCGTGCACATGAAGTGGAAGGCCCCGAAGGACAATGGCGGGCGGCCTGTGACACAGTTCATAGTGGAACGGCGGATGGTCGGCAAGAAGTCCTGGATTAAGATAGGCGAGGTGGACAGCAAAGTCACGAACTTCTCCACCAACAAAGTAGAAGAGGGGAAAGCCTACCAGTTTCGTATCCTGGCGGTTAATTCAGAAGGAGTGAGCGACCCCCTGGAAACAGATGAAGTGTTTGCAGGAAATCCCATTG AGCCCCCGGGTCTTGCCTCCCAGCCTCAAGTGACTGATGTGACCAAAGACACCATGACCATCACATGGAATGCCCCTACCCAGGATGGGGGAGCCCCAGTGCTCGGCTACATTGTGGAACGGAGGAAGAAAGGCAGTAACCTATGGGTGCCAGTCAACAAGGACCCCATCCAAG ACACCAAGTGCACTGTGGATGGTCTCCTGGAGGACACAGAATATGAATTCCGAGTTATAGCTGTGAATAAGGCAGGCCCCGGACAGCCCAGTATGGCATCCAACTCAGTGGTAGCCAAGGACCCTGTCA aacccCCAGGCCTGGTGCAGGGTCTGCACGTGTCTGATTCCTCCAACTCCAGCATCTCCCTGGCCTGGCGGGAGCCTGCAGAGGGAGACCCACCCTCCGGTTACATCCTTGAGATGCGGGCAGAGGACACGAAGGAGTGGTCCAAGTGCACAAAGATCCCCATCTCAGGCACCTGCTACACCGTGGGAGGCCTCACCGAGAGGCAGAAATATTTCTTCCGAATCCGGGCTGTGAACgaggctggggttggggagcCCGTGGAGCTGGATGAGGGGGTCCGTGCCATGCCACCCCCAG CTGCCCCCAAGTTTGACCTCAGTGCCCGGCTGAAGAGTCACATGGTGGTTCGTGCTGGGACAGCCCTCTGCATCCATGCTGCCTTCTCT GGCTCACCACCACCCAACGTGATCTGGCAGAAAGATGGCATCCCCACCAAGGGCCGGGAAACCATCACCAAGGGCAAAAACCACTCCCAGTTCCTGATCAACAGCACCAAGCGCTCCGACTCAGGCGTGTACCGCATCTTGCTCCAGAATGAGTTCGGAGAGGCGTACTATGACATCCATGTGCGTGTGGCAG ATTTTCCGCGGCCACCCACAAACCTACAGCTGTTTGAGGAGGTCCCCAACACAGTGACTCTGACCTGGAACCATAGCCCTGACGTGCAGGAGGACAGCGAGGCCCACTACGTCATCCTGAAGCGGGATGCCAGCACTGCCACCTGGTTCACAGCAGCCGACCACGTTTTCAGCAACAAGTACACGGTGACAGGGTTACTCCCCGGCAGGAAGTACTACTTCCGAGTGCTGGCCCGGAACGAGATCGGTGACAGTGACCCGCTCGACTCCAAGGACACCTGGCTCGTCAACAAGGACAAGA TTGAGGACCTGAGTGCCAAGCTGAAGCCATACGAGCAGAAGGACTGGCGCCACGCGCCGCGCTTCCTGATCCCGCTCAAGCCGCACACGGTGCTGCGCGGCCAGGACTGCACTATGACCTGCGCCTTCCTTGGGAACCCGCGCCCCACGGTGACTCTCTACAAGGGCGACGTCAACATCACGGCCAACTCCAAGTTCTGGTACAACTCCACCAGCGGGGTCTGCACGATCGTCATCCCCACCTGCACGCTCAAGGACAGCGGCGACTACAGCGTGCTGGTGGAGAACGAGCTGGGCAAGGACCGCAGCAGCTGCGCACTCACTGTCTATG ACAAAGATGACAAGTCCATCCTAGCATCAGTCACTGAAAGTCTGCAGAAGAAGTCGAAGTACCTTATGTGa
- the TMEM86A gene encoding lysoplasmalogenase-like protein TMEM86A gives MVSPVTVVKSEGPKLVPFFKATCVYFVLWLPSSSPSWVSALIKCLPIFCLWLFLLAHGLGFLLTHPSATRIFAGLVFSALGDAFLIWQDQGYFMHGLLMFAVTHVLYASAFGMRPLALRTGLVMAVLSGLCYALLYPCLSGAFTYLVGIYVALIGFMGWRAVSGLRLVGAAWRWTELAAGSGALLFIISDLTIALSKFCFPVPYARALIMSTYYAAQMFIALSAVESREPVEDYRQSKAN, from the exons atGGTGTCCCCGGTCACTGTG GTGAAGAGTGAGGGACCCAAGCTGGTGCCCTTCTTCAAGGCCACCTGCGTGTATTTTGTGCTCTGGCTGCCCTCGTCCAGTCCATCGTGGGTCAGCGCCCTCATCAAGTGCCTGCCCATCTTCTGCctctggctcttccttctggCCCATGGCCTAGGATTCCTGCTGACCCATCCCAGTGCCACCCGCATCTTTGCGGGGCTCGTCTTCTCTGCTCTAGGTGATGCCTTCCTCATCTGGCAGGACCAGGGTTACTTTATGCACG GTCTGCTGATGTTTGCTGTGACCCACGTGCTCTACGCCTCGGCCTTTGGCATGCGGCCATTGGCTCTTCGGACAGGCCTGGTGATGGCAGTGCTCTCGGGCCTGTGCTATGCTCTCCTCTACCCATGCCTCTCAGGTGCCTTCACTTATCTGGTGGGGATCTATGTGGCCCTCATCGGCTTCATGGGCTGGCGGGCTGTGTCAGGACTCCGGCTGGTCGGGGCAGCCTGGCGCTGGACCGAGCTGGCAGCAGGCAGTGGTGCGCTGCTCTTTATCATCTCAGACCTGACCATCGCCCTCAGCAAGTTCTGCTTCCCGGTGCCCTACGCACGGGCACTCATCATGTCCACCTACTATGCTGCCCAGATGTTCATCGCCCTGTCTGCCGTTGAGAGCCGGGAGCCAGTGGAAGACTACAGACAGAGCAAGGCCAACTGA